A genome region from Pseudomonas anguilliseptica includes the following:
- a CDS encoding EamA family transporter has product MLRTPWFNTLLTALAPLIWGSTYIVTTEWLPPDRPFVAAMLRALPAGLLLVLCCRQLPTRSDWGRMLVLAALNIGCFQALLFVAAYRLPGGLAAVVGAVQPLLLMGLLWGLEGRRPAQVTIGASLLGVAGMAALLLSPDSRWDTLGIVAAFAGMSCMALGTYLTRRWKSDLALLPFTGWQLLLGGLMLLPLAVLVDPPLQSLSISQGLAYAYLSLFGALLAYVLWFRGIARLSPVAVSSLSLLSPVVAVLIGWLLLDERITGVALIGLLTVLGSILAVQWTSNAPKASSQPKDSSLSNPV; this is encoded by the coding sequence ATGCTGCGTACCCCCTGGTTCAACACCTTGCTCACTGCCCTGGCTCCCTTGATCTGGGGATCCACCTATATCGTCACCACCGAGTGGTTGCCGCCTGATCGCCCCTTTGTCGCCGCAATGCTGCGAGCCCTGCCGGCCGGTCTGTTGCTGGTGCTGTGCTGCCGTCAGCTACCGACGCGCAGTGACTGGGGCCGTATGCTGGTACTCGCCGCACTGAATATCGGCTGCTTTCAGGCCCTGCTATTCGTCGCGGCCTACCGCCTGCCCGGTGGCCTGGCGGCCGTGGTCGGGGCGGTGCAACCCCTGCTGCTGATGGGCCTGCTCTGGGGCCTGGAGGGTCGACGCCCAGCTCAGGTGACCATTGGTGCCAGCCTGCTGGGAGTTGCCGGCATGGCGGCACTGCTGCTGTCACCCGATTCGCGCTGGGACACCCTGGGGATTGTCGCGGCCTTCGCCGGCATGAGCTGCATGGCGCTAGGGACTTACCTGACCCGACGCTGGAAGAGCGACCTGGCTTTGCTGCCCTTTACCGGCTGGCAGCTGTTGCTGGGCGGGCTGATGCTGCTGCCGCTGGCCGTGCTGGTCGATCCGCCCTTGCAGAGCCTGAGCATCAGCCAGGGTCTGGCCTATGCCTACCTGTCGCTGTTCGGTGCGCTACTGGCCTACGTGCTGTGGTTCCGCGGCATTGCCCGCCTGTCACCCGTGGCCGTTTCTTCACTGAGCCTGCTGAGCCCGGTGGTGGCCGTCTTGATCGGCTGGCTGCTACTGGATGAGCGTATCACCGGCGTGGCCCTGATCGGCCTGCTGACCGTACTGGGCAGCATCCTCGCCGTGCAGTGGACCAGCAACGCCCCCAAGGCCTCTAGCCAGCCCAAAGATTCTTCCCTGAGCAACCCTGTATAA
- the tnpC gene encoding IS66 family transposase, with product MISVPETLPDDPAALKQLLAEVLSSAQELAKDKDGQIERLREQNALLIQRLFGRKSEQSSDPDSPQLEMFNEAESLAEAAAEAPAAEVEEEVVAPTKRRGKRKPLPAELPRVEVIHELPEHELTCECGCRKQAIGEETSEQLEIIPMQVQVIRHIRKTYACKACESAPVTADKPAQLIEKSLASPSVLAMLLTSKYADGIPLYRFEKMLSRHGIDIPRQTLARWVIQCGELLQPLLNLMRDRLLDSPVIHCDETRVQVLKEPGRDPSSHSWMWVQTGGPPGKPVILFDYTTSRAQEVPLRLLDGYRGYLMTDDYAGYNAVAAQQGVERLACWAHARRKFVEAQKVQPKGKTGRADIALGMINKLYGIERELKDASDEQRYRGRQQHSLPLLDQLKTWLEKPQPQVTAQNALGKAVNYLASNWSRLERYIEAGHLQIDNNAAERAIRPFVIGRKNWLFSDTPKGATASAQLYSLVETAKTNGQEPYAWLRHVLERLPLANSVEAYEALLPWNCQPTTPL from the coding sequence ATGATTTCTGTGCCCGAAACCCTTCCTGATGACCCCGCCGCGCTCAAGCAATTGCTCGCTGAGGTGTTGTCGTCGGCGCAGGAATTGGCCAAGGACAAGGATGGGCAGATCGAGCGCCTGCGCGAACAAAACGCGCTGTTGATCCAGCGCCTGTTCGGCCGTAAATCCGAGCAGAGCAGCGACCCGGATTCACCGCAGCTAGAGATGTTCAACGAAGCGGAAAGCCTGGCCGAAGCGGCGGCTGAAGCTCCGGCCGCTGAGGTCGAGGAAGAAGTCGTTGCGCCGACCAAGCGCCGCGGCAAGCGCAAGCCGTTACCGGCCGAACTACCGCGTGTCGAGGTCATCCACGAACTGCCCGAACACGAACTGACCTGCGAATGCGGTTGCCGCAAGCAGGCCATCGGCGAAGAAACCAGCGAGCAGCTGGAAATCATCCCGATGCAGGTTCAGGTGATCCGCCACATTCGCAAGACCTATGCCTGCAAGGCCTGCGAAAGCGCGCCGGTCACCGCTGACAAACCGGCCCAACTGATCGAGAAAAGCCTGGCCAGCCCGAGCGTGCTGGCGATGCTGCTGACCAGCAAATACGCCGACGGCATCCCACTGTATCGCTTCGAAAAGATGCTCAGTCGCCATGGCATCGACATCCCCCGGCAGACCCTGGCGCGCTGGGTGATCCAGTGCGGCGAACTGCTACAACCGTTGCTCAACCTGATGCGCGACAGGCTGCTGGACAGTCCGGTGATCCACTGCGATGAAACCCGCGTGCAGGTGCTCAAGGAGCCTGGGCGCGATCCGAGCAGCCACTCCTGGATGTGGGTGCAGACCGGTGGCCCGCCTGGCAAACCGGTGATCCTCTTCGACTACACAACCAGCCGCGCGCAGGAGGTGCCGCTGCGCCTGCTCGACGGTTATCGCGGCTACCTGATGACCGACGATTACGCCGGCTACAACGCCGTGGCCGCACAACAAGGTGTTGAGCGCCTGGCCTGCTGGGCGCATGCGCGGCGCAAGTTCGTCGAAGCGCAAAAGGTGCAACCGAAGGGCAAAACCGGGCGTGCCGACATCGCGTTGGGGATGATCAACAAGCTCTACGGCATCGAGCGCGAACTTAAGGATGCCAGCGATGAACAGCGCTACCGGGGCCGCCAGCAGCACAGCCTACCGCTCCTCGATCAGCTCAAGACCTGGCTGGAGAAACCCCAGCCGCAGGTCACGGCGCAGAATGCCCTGGGCAAAGCAGTGAACTACCTGGCGAGCAACTGGAGCCGACTCGAACGCTACATCGAGGCTGGCCACCTGCAGATCGATAACAACGCTGCCGAGCGCGCGATCCGGCCCTTCGTCATAGGTCGCAAGAACTGGCTGTTCAGCGACACGCCGAAAGGCGCGACCGCCAGCGCCCAACTCTACAGCCTGGTGGAAACCGCCAAGACCAATGGCCAGGAGCCCTACGCCTGGCTGCGCCATGTCCTCGAACGCCTGCCGCTGGCCAACAGCGTTGAAGCCTACGAAGCGCTGCTGCCTTGGAACTGCCAACCAACGACGCCACTGTAA
- a CDS encoding MarR family winged helix-turn-helix transcriptional regulator, with product MHPSRPADAVDLILQQWAQERPDLDVSPMGVIGRIGRCSALLRRELLPVFERFGLSAWEFDVLATLRRSGAPYCLAPTALFSALMITSGTMTRQLQQLEAAGRISRIPNPSDARSLLVQLTPAGLELIDQAVEAHVDNEARILAALPVAICNQLDDGLSALLAILEPVQK from the coding sequence ATGCACCCGTCACGCCCAGCCGATGCTGTTGATCTCATCCTCCAGCAATGGGCCCAAGAGCGGCCGGATCTGGATGTCAGCCCGATGGGGGTGATCGGCCGTATTGGCCGCTGCTCGGCATTGTTGCGCCGCGAGCTGCTACCGGTGTTTGAGCGCTTCGGCTTGAGTGCTTGGGAGTTCGATGTGCTGGCGACCTTGCGGCGCAGCGGCGCTCCCTATTGCCTGGCGCCCACGGCCCTGTTCTCGGCGCTGATGATCACCTCCGGCACCATGACCCGGCAGCTGCAGCAGCTGGAAGCCGCCGGCAGGATCAGCCGCATCCCCAACCCCAGTGATGCTCGCAGCCTGCTGGTGCAACTCACCCCGGCAGGCCTGGAACTGATCGACCAGGCGGTGGAGGCCCATGTCGACAATGAGGCGCGCATCCTCGCGGCCTTGCCTGTCGCGATCTGCAATCAGCTGGATGATGGCCTGTCGGCGCTGTTGGCTATATTGGAACCTGTGCAAAAGTGA
- a CDS encoding DJ-1/PfpI family protein, with the protein MAAKKILILVGDYVEDYEVMVPFQALLMVGHQVHAVCPDKTAGQSVRTAIHDFEGEQTYSEKPGHNFALNFDFAQVKAENYHTLLIPGGRAPEYLRLNAQVLALVQAFDKAGKPIAAVCHGAQLLAAAGVLKGRECSAYPACGPEVSLAGGRYIDIAVDQAHVQGNLVTAPAWPAHPNWLAAFLGLLGTQITL; encoded by the coding sequence ATGGCAGCGAAGAAGATTCTCATACTGGTCGGCGACTACGTCGAAGACTACGAAGTGATGGTGCCGTTTCAGGCACTGCTGATGGTCGGTCACCAGGTGCACGCGGTGTGCCCGGACAAGACTGCCGGGCAAAGCGTACGCACCGCCATCCACGATTTTGAAGGTGAGCAGACCTACAGCGAAAAACCCGGGCATAACTTCGCCCTTAATTTCGACTTCGCTCAGGTTAAGGCCGAAAACTACCACACCCTGCTGATTCCCGGTGGTCGCGCCCCGGAGTACCTGCGCTTGAACGCTCAGGTGCTGGCGCTGGTGCAGGCCTTCGACAAGGCCGGCAAACCGATTGCTGCTGTCTGCCACGGCGCGCAGTTGTTGGCTGCCGCCGGTGTGCTTAAAGGCCGCGAGTGCAGCGCCTACCCGGCCTGTGGCCCGGAAGTGAGCCTGGCTGGCGGGCGCTATATCGATATCGCCGTGGACCAGGCCCATGTGCAGGGCAATCTGGTCACTGCACCGGCCTGGCCGGCGCACCCCAACTGGCTGGCGGCGTTTCTCGGCCTGCTGGGTACGCAGATCACGCTATAA
- a CDS encoding ribbon-helix-helix domain-containing protein, producing the protein MCELYVKADPILYESRARSLRIRGVVTTLRLENQFWDILREIAEVDGMTTNQLITKLYDEVMDYRGEVVNFASFLRVSCTRFLSQRPSNVRALLPRAQHEQ; encoded by the coding sequence ATGTGCGAGCTGTATGTCAAAGCCGATCCGATTCTCTACGAGTCCCGCGCCCGATCACTGCGCATCCGTGGCGTGGTCACCACCCTGCGTCTGGAAAATCAGTTCTGGGACATCCTGCGCGAAATCGCCGAAGTCGATGGCATGACCACCAATCAGCTGATTACCAAGCTGTATGACGAGGTGATGGACTACCGTGGCGAGGTGGTGAATTTCGCCTCGTTTCTGCGCGTCAGTTGTACCCGCTTTCTTAGCCAGCGCCCCAGCAATGTGCGGGCGCTGCTGCCGCGGGCGCAGCACGAGCAGTAG
- a CDS encoding recombinase family protein: MTKQAIPYIRFSSFKQSEGNSYQRQREAIDRWLAAHPDYVKSNLVFEDLGKSGFADERKKYKQASGMLKIAAAIEAGLIRSGDLVLLEAFDRATRRKMVDAWELITPILKAGVDICTLDDGITYTKESLNGSHAFLLVAKIQAAYGYSKILSERVSASYDLRRKEAKEGKQVKRNVPMWLTAEGGLKPEVVVAVQEVFNLYIQAMGVHSIAVELKKRKIEGLEKVSGPTVAAWLRNRAAIGVWANTEAAEERKREEIPDAYPAIVEKERFFLVQKLIEQRKTAKPTKTGKANFLSGLVVCSHCDSTMIVHNTNGKPNAFRCLSHHRNKDLGCKNNKSIPYNLVLYIYLCTAFSGLQRALQKQTLSTSEKRKIVIEEQLSVVSRNISKLIELDMLDLPETKDKLLTLKEEREKLVSELASIDAGAVVESEIKQAMIEEKNLLESSPAVLNAMLKSADYKIITSMDGSIECNELEFMGVSWRYAGVQRMVKSCTTDYYKLLMIHKATGREWLCKIEPGHLVIDAFPLLDTAQHKGNNWLSPRYANILRGHPVELCQ, encoded by the coding sequence ATGACAAAGCAGGCGATACCCTACATTCGCTTTTCCAGCTTCAAACAATCGGAAGGGAATAGTTACCAGCGTCAACGGGAAGCTATAGACCGCTGGCTAGCTGCCCATCCTGATTATGTGAAAAGTAATCTTGTGTTTGAAGACCTCGGGAAATCGGGGTTTGCTGATGAAAGGAAGAAATACAAGCAAGCATCTGGAATGCTCAAGATTGCTGCTGCTATCGAAGCGGGGTTGATTCGTTCCGGTGATCTTGTGCTGCTGGAAGCATTCGACCGAGCTACGCGCAGAAAGATGGTTGATGCTTGGGAATTGATAACCCCCATCCTGAAAGCTGGTGTTGATATTTGCACCCTAGATGATGGTATTACCTACACAAAAGAAAGCTTGAATGGTAGCCATGCTTTTCTACTGGTGGCAAAGATTCAGGCTGCATATGGGTACAGTAAAATATTGTCAGAGCGTGTATCGGCATCGTATGACCTCAGACGGAAAGAAGCCAAGGAAGGTAAGCAGGTAAAAAGGAATGTGCCGATGTGGCTGACTGCTGAGGGCGGTCTAAAGCCTGAAGTTGTTGTAGCTGTGCAAGAAGTATTTAATCTTTACATTCAAGCGATGGGCGTACATAGCATTGCCGTAGAGCTTAAAAAGAGAAAGATTGAAGGGCTAGAAAAGGTTAGCGGGCCAACTGTTGCGGCATGGCTGCGTAACAGGGCGGCGATTGGTGTATGGGCCAATACAGAAGCAGCAGAGGAAAGGAAGCGGGAAGAAATACCAGATGCCTATCCTGCAATTGTAGAGAAAGAAAGATTCTTTCTTGTTCAAAAGCTGATTGAACAGCGGAAGACAGCCAAGCCAACCAAGACAGGTAAAGCTAACTTTCTATCTGGTCTTGTCGTGTGCAGTCACTGTGACAGTACGATGATTGTGCATAACACTAACGGCAAGCCAAACGCTTTTAGGTGTTTGAGTCATCATAGAAATAAAGACTTAGGATGCAAGAATAATAAATCTATTCCTTATAATCTTGTGTTATACATTTACCTTTGTACGGCCTTTAGTGGATTGCAGAGAGCTTTACAGAAGCAAACATTATCAACCTCTGAAAAGAGAAAGATTGTCATAGAAGAGCAGTTGTCTGTTGTGTCCAGAAATATCAGTAAGCTGATTGAGCTGGATATGCTCGATCTACCAGAAACTAAAGACAAGCTGCTAACTTTGAAAGAAGAAAGAGAAAAGCTTGTATCTGAGCTGGCGAGCATTGATGCTGGTGCTGTTGTAGAGAGTGAGATTAAGCAGGCGATGATAGAAGAAAAGAATCTTCTAGAATCTAGCCCTGCTGTGCTGAATGCGATGCTTAAATCTGCTGACTACAAAATCATAACAAGCATGGATGGCAGCATAGAATGTAATGAGCTTGAGTTTATGGGTGTTAGCTGGCGCTATGCTGGTGTGCAGAGGATGGTGAAAAGCTGTACTACTGACTACTACAAGCTGTTAATGATTCACAAAGCTACAGGCAGAGAGTGGCTGTGCAAGATTGAGCCGGGGCATCTGGTTATAGATGCATTCCCCTTGCTGGATACGGCGCAACATAAAGGAAATAACTGGCTGTCACCTAGGTATGCAAATATCTTGCGTGGGCATCCTGTAGAGCTGTGTCAATAA
- the tnpB gene encoding IS66 family insertion sequence element accessory protein TnpB (TnpB, as the term is used for proteins encoded by IS66 family insertion elements, is considered an accessory protein, since TnpC, encoded by a neighboring gene, is a DDE family transposase.), with translation MLSSNFFLEPAVMMRPDAKVEKVYLYPKPVDFRKSIDGLAALVELDIKVAVFDPVLFVFLNRARSRVKILYWERNGFCLWLKRLEAERFKSHPEPGEDAIVLTAQELNWLLDGIDLWRNRPHQVLTPRDGLK, from the coding sequence ATGCTGAGCTCCAATTTCTTTCTGGAGCCAGCCGTCATGATGCGCCCCGACGCCAAAGTCGAAAAAGTCTATCTATACCCCAAGCCGGTGGATTTCCGAAAATCCATCGATGGCCTGGCCGCCCTGGTCGAGCTGGATATCAAGGTGGCGGTGTTCGACCCGGTGCTGTTCGTCTTCCTCAACCGCGCGCGCAGCCGGGTGAAGATTTTGTATTGGGAGCGCAACGGCTTTTGCCTGTGGCTCAAGCGATTGGAGGCTGAACGCTTCAAGTCGCATCCGGAACCTGGCGAAGATGCGATCGTGCTGACGGCCCAGGAGTTGAACTGGTTGTTGGACGGTATCGACCTGTGGCGCAACCGGCCGCACCAGGTTTTGACCCCTAGGGATGGTCTGAAGTAG
- a CDS encoding YqaJ viral recombinase family protein codes for MKTQTKQSPVSKSRPALRLVTTKALPREDWLEIRKRGIGSSDAAAAVGLNPYKSQLELWMEKTGRDAALPKIDPQDEESPAYWGNILEPIVAAHYTKRSGNRVRRINAVLQHPDTDLSWMLANIGREIVSATDVQILECKTAGINGARLWKEGVPEYVQLQVMHQLAVTGKQAADVAVLLGGQHLEIHRIERNEQMIARLIQLERKFWEYVITDTPPPADGSDSADLALRCLYPEDNGQTVDFSADPALSVAYVELKSVRQRIAQQQSHEAQLKQTLQQAMGDATRAEFSSGYVSWKKSKDSTVLDVETLIKERPHLQVRYAKVKEGSRRFLVA; via the coding sequence ATGAAAACTCAAACCAAGCAAAGCCCCGTGTCAAAATCTCGCCCCGCACTCCGCCTGGTAACCACCAAAGCGCTGCCGCGTGAAGACTGGCTGGAGATACGTAAGCGCGGCATTGGCAGTTCAGATGCCGCTGCGGCTGTTGGACTTAATCCATACAAATCCCAGCTGGAGTTATGGATGGAGAAAACTGGCAGAGACGCCGCTTTACCCAAGATCGATCCCCAGGATGAAGAAAGCCCCGCGTACTGGGGCAACATTCTTGAACCCATTGTTGCTGCCCATTACACCAAGCGCAGTGGCAATCGCGTGCGTCGCATCAACGCCGTACTGCAACACCCAGATACCGACCTGAGCTGGATGTTGGCGAACATAGGCAGGGAAATAGTCAGTGCAACTGATGTTCAGATTCTGGAGTGTAAAACCGCCGGCATTAACGGTGCACGACTCTGGAAGGAAGGCGTGCCTGAGTATGTGCAGCTGCAGGTGATGCACCAGCTCGCCGTCACCGGCAAGCAAGCAGCTGATGTGGCGGTTTTGTTGGGTGGTCAGCACTTGGAAATCCACCGTATCGAGCGTAATGAGCAAATGATTGCCCGGCTCATCCAACTGGAACGAAAGTTCTGGGAGTACGTCATCACCGATACCCCTCCCCCTGCTGACGGTTCGGATTCAGCTGATCTGGCACTGCGTTGCCTCTACCCCGAAGACAACGGCCAAACCGTGGACTTCTCTGCAGATCCAGCCTTGTCAGTGGCCTACGTGGAACTGAAATCTGTGCGTCAGCGGATTGCCCAGCAGCAATCTCATGAAGCGCAGCTCAAGCAGACCTTGCAACAAGCCATGGGCGATGCCACCCGCGCAGAGTTTTCCAGTGGCTATGTCAGCTGGAAGAAATCAAAAGACAGCACTGTGTTGGACGTTGAAACCCTCATCAAAGAAAGACCTCACCTGCAAGTTCGCTACGCCAAGGTCAAGGAAGGCAGTCGCCGTTTCCTGGTCGCCTGA
- a CDS encoding nitroreductase family protein has translation MTNTVKHLIESRVSTTRYQGGRELPEPVIRELVQLATRAPTAFNLQNWKFIAVQSAAAKARLYELAYQQRQVLDASVTFIVCGTLEAHTHLAQHLQPSVDVGILPASVQQSWTDMVNQSHADNPQLQREEAVRSASLAAMTMMLAAQGMGLASGAMTGFDAEGVAQAFALEAHEPPILLVTVGYAAEGNWPQKVRRPVQEVLAFA, from the coding sequence ATGACCAACACTGTCAAACACCTGATCGAATCCCGGGTATCCACCACGCGTTACCAGGGCGGTCGCGAACTGCCCGAGCCCGTCATCCGCGAGCTGGTTCAGCTGGCCACCCGCGCCCCCACGGCCTTCAACCTGCAGAACTGGAAATTTATCGCCGTACAGTCCGCAGCGGCCAAGGCGCGCCTGTACGAGCTGGCCTACCAGCAACGCCAGGTGCTAGATGCCTCGGTGACCTTTATCGTCTGCGGCACTCTTGAGGCCCACACTCACCTGGCCCAGCACCTGCAACCCTCGGTCGATGTCGGCATCCTGCCCGCCAGCGTCCAGCAGAGCTGGACGGACATGGTCAACCAGAGTCATGCCGACAACCCTCAGCTGCAACGTGAAGAGGCGGTGCGCTCGGCGTCCCTGGCGGCCATGACCATGATGCTGGCCGCGCAGGGCATGGGCCTAGCCAGTGGTGCCATGACCGGCTTCGATGCCGAAGGTGTGGCACAGGCCTTTGCGCTGGAAGCCCATGAGCCGCCCATCCTGCTGGTTACCGTCGGCTATGCCGCCGAGGGCAACTGGCCGCAGAAAGTGCGCCGCCCCGTGCAGGAGGTGCTCGCCTTCGCCTAA
- a CDS encoding hydrolase or metal-binding protein, with protein MLKGLAITPPVLGRISIGKVIEKNGKRLPEKDDQFTITSQVQGRDGWLLHPLNDELRKSQDDKLRSIPVRLLFNEPELNFRADYTLFDRQSGRPICVGNGETCKRVTQEGMQSLPCPSPDACALAKGGACKPYGRLNVVIGDEDLLGSFVFRTTGFNSIRTLAARLQYFQAISGNRLACLPLELRLRGKSTRQSHGAPIFYADIIVRSGITMEEALMAAKQLHDIRQSAGFDQAALDLAARQGLSNGAFEDSEEDSSAIVEEFFPAAEINLPLPDIRATGQETLADKLELLATE; from the coding sequence ATGCTTAAAGGTCTAGCAATTACCCCGCCAGTACTCGGACGTATATCCATCGGCAAGGTCATCGAGAAAAACGGCAAACGCCTACCGGAGAAAGACGATCAATTCACTATCACCTCACAAGTACAAGGCCGGGATGGCTGGTTACTGCACCCGCTCAATGATGAGCTGCGCAAGAGCCAAGATGACAAGCTGCGTAGCATTCCGGTAAGGCTGCTATTCAACGAGCCTGAGTTGAACTTTCGGGCTGACTACACCTTGTTTGACCGCCAGTCTGGACGTCCGATTTGTGTGGGCAACGGTGAAACTTGCAAGCGTGTCACTCAGGAAGGTATGCAGTCCTTACCCTGTCCTTCACCTGATGCCTGTGCACTCGCGAAAGGAGGTGCCTGTAAGCCCTATGGTCGACTAAACGTAGTCATAGGTGATGAGGATCTGCTGGGCAGCTTTGTGTTCCGCACCACCGGCTTCAACAGCATCCGCACCCTGGCGGCTAGACTGCAGTATTTCCAGGCTATCTCAGGGAATCGGCTGGCTTGTTTACCACTGGAGCTGCGTCTGCGGGGCAAGTCCACCCGCCAGAGCCACGGCGCACCAATCTTCTATGCAGACATCATCGTGCGCAGCGGCATCACGATGGAAGAGGCGCTAATGGCCGCCAAGCAATTGCACGACATCCGGCAGTCCGCTGGATTCGACCAGGCAGCACTGGATCTCGCCGCACGGCAAGGTCTCAGCAATGGCGCATTTGAGGATAGTGAAGAGGACAGCAGTGCCATTGTTGAAGAGTTCTTCCCCGCTGCTGAAATCAATCTACCACTACCTGACATCCGCGCAACAGGCCAAGAAACATTGGCGGACAAACTGGAGCTGCTGGCTACCGAGTAG
- a CDS encoding IS5 family transposase: MKQMTFADAEYAGKRKQTRKELFLIEMDQVVPWKGLIALIEPHYPKGEGGRPAYPLMAMLRVHLMQNWFGYSDPAMEEALYETTILRQFAGLSLERIPDETTILNFRRLLEKHELAAGILAVINGYLGDRGLSLRQGTIVDATLINAPSSTKNKDGKRDPEMHQTKKGNQYYFGMKAHIGVDDESGLVHSVVGTAANVADVTQVDKLLHGKENMVGADAGYTGVEKRPEHEGREVIWQIAARRSTYNTLSKRSALYKAKRKIEKAKAQVRAKVEHPFRVIKRQFGYVKTRFRGLAKNTAQLVTLFALSNLWMARRHLLTNAGEVRL; encoded by the coding sequence ATGAAGCAGATGACCTTCGCCGACGCCGAGTACGCCGGCAAGCGCAAGCAAACCCGCAAAGAGCTGTTCCTGATCGAGATGGATCAGGTTGTGCCGTGGAAGGGTTTGATTGCCTTGATCGAACCGCATTACCCCAAGGGTGAAGGCGGACGTCCAGCCTATCCGCTGATGGCGATGTTACGGGTTCATTTGATGCAGAACTGGTTCGGCTACAGCGACCCGGCGATGGAGGAGGCTCTGTACGAGACCACCATCCTGCGCCAGTTTGCGGGTCTGAGCCTGGAGCGCATTCCCGACGAAACCACCATCCTCAACTTCCGCCGATTGCTGGAGAAACACGAACTGGCTGCGGGCATCTTGGCCGTCATCAATGGCTATTTGGGTGACCGCGGTTTGTCATTGCGCCAAGGCACCATCGTCGATGCCACGCTGATCAATGCGCCGAGTTCGACCAAGAACAAGGACGGTAAGCGTGACCCGGAAATGCACCAGACCAAGAAGGGAAACCAGTATTACTTCGGCATGAAGGCGCACATCGGCGTCGATGACGAGTCGGGTTTAGTGCATAGCGTGGTCGGCACGGCAGCCAATGTTGCAGACGTTACTCAGGTCGACAAGCTGCTACACGGCAAAGAAAACATGGTGGGTGCCGACGCGGGTTACACCGGCGTAGAGAAGCGGCCAGAACATGAAGGCCGTGAAGTGATCTGGCAGATCGCAGCCCGCCGCAGTACGTACAACACGTTGAGTAAGCGCAGCGCGCTATACAAAGCCAAGCGCAAGATCGAGAAGGCCAAAGCCCAGGTGCGCGCCAAGGTCGAGCACCCGTTTCGGGTGATCAAGCGGCAGTTCGGCTATGTGAAGACGCGCTTCCGTGGCCTGGCCAAAAACACCGCACAACTGGTAACGCTGTTCGCCCTGTCGAACCTGTGGATGGCCCGTCGACATTTGCTGACGAATGCAGGAGAGGTGCGCCTGTAA